In Natrinema amylolyticum, the DNA window GCGGCCTGGGCCGTCTTCGGCGTCTACTGGGTCATGCTGGTGCCGTACTACTACGGCCAACTTCAGAGTCCGCTGGAGACGTTACTGGCGCTCGCTGCACTGCCCCTGTGTCTCTACACCGGCTACCTCCTCGTTCAGGGCCGGGAGTCGCTGCTCCTGCTCTCGAAAGCCGTCGCGTTCATGGGGCTCATCTATCTGCCCGCCGAGACGATCCCGGTCGTTCGGACGTGGTTGATCGAAACGACCGCGGCACAGACTCACTTCGGGATGGAGCTGTTAGGACACAGCCCCGGACTGACCGAAGGAGCGGAGGGCTACCTGAGCAAGTTCGACTTCGATCCCGAGGAGACGGTGACCGGACGGACGACTTACATCATCATGGCCTGTACCGGTATCGGCAGCATGGCCATCTTCGGCGGTCTCATCGCTGCAGTCGAGGCACCGCTCGAGCGGAAAGCGATCGCCTTCGTGAGCGCGATCGGCGTCATCTGGTTTCTCAACCTCTCTCGAAACGTTTTCATCGGGCTGGCCTCACCGTGGGGCTGGTTCCAGCAGGACGTGTTCGTCTACATCGCGAGCGACCTGATGGGCGCCCCCGCGAGCCGGACCTCCTACATCGTCGCGCACAACTTCATTGCGCAGACCCTCTCTATCGTCGCCCTGCTGGGCATCACCTACCTCGTCGTTCGCGTCCTCCCGGAAGTCCTCGAGCCCCTCGAGGACGTCCTCTTCATTCTGACCGGCTCCGAGTACGACCTCGAGGCAGCGCTCGGCGAGGGGATGCGTACCGACGGCGGGACGGACCCGGCGCGGTCAGAGTCGACGCGGTCGCCCGATTCCGGCGCGACGGTCGACTCCGACGTCGCGTCTGATCCCGAAACCGACGATGACTGACGACACTGCCGTCGACGTTCCGTTCTCGATCCGCGACCGCGCCGTCCTCTTCCCCGCCGCCGAGACGCTCGTCCTCGCCGATATTCACCTCGGCAAGGCGGCCGCCTCGAGCGTCGAGGCACCGATCGACGACGGGAGCGACGCCGTCGAGCGGCTTCGGGGGCTCCTCGCGGACGCCGAGCCGACCACGGTCGTCGTCGCCGGGGACCTGCTGCACTCGTTTTCGCGGGTTCCGCGGGGGGTCGAGCGCGATCTCGAGCGGTTCGTCGAGACCGTCGACGCGGCGGGTGCCGACCTGATCGTCACGCCCGGCAACCACGATACGATGCTCGAGAACGTGTTTTCAGGCGCGACCGTCGGGGAGTACCGGTTGGACGACGGCGAGACGGTGGTCTGTCACGGCCACGAGCGCCCCGAGGCGGCGGCCGAGCGCTACGTCGTCGGCCACGACCATCCGGCGCTGTCGATCGAGGGTCGTAAACTGCCGTGTTTCCTCTACGGGCCGGCGTGCTACGACGGCGCGGACGTGCTCGTCCTCCCGGCGTTTACCCGGCTCGCCGCCGGGTCGACGGTCAACGGGATGGCCGGTCGCGACTTCCAGACGCCGCTGGTCCGAACCGCCGACGCGTTTCACCCCGCGGTCAGGGACGACTCGAGCGGCGAGGTCCTGTGGTTCCCGCCGTTGGGGGAGCTACGGCGGTTGCTGTGACTGTCGACGGCCCACTCCTCGTTCGGGTGGACGACGGTCGACGTCAGCGACGCTTGACTCCACTGGCCGACGGGACGGTGACGAGCCACAGCGCGCCGGTCCGAACGCCGGTCGCGTCGGTGGACGCCACCAGGTTTCTGAAGAAGTCGCTGAACGTGATCAGTAAGACCGCCGCGGTAATGATCAAAACGAGGAAGGCGAAGAAAATGATCGCCGCTTGTCGCCCGGTCAACGCCGTCCCTTCGAGGAATTCGTCCATGGCCATAGCGATTCCGTCCGTGTCTCGAGGTGACGAGACGAGCGGAAGTTAGTATTTTCCCGCTACTCGAGGACTGTCATCGGACGGAGAACGTAGCGACCGCGGAGGCGGCGACGGGATGCCGCGATCACAGCGCCTGCCGACTCGAGTGCGGTCACCGCGACAGGTCGTCGATCACGACTTTGGCCGCCCGCCGGCCGCTCTCCATCGCGCCTTGGATCGACGACCACTGCGTGTAGTCGCCGGCCAGATAGACGGCTCCTGCGGGCGCGCGAGCGTCGGGGAGGCGGT includes these proteins:
- the artA gene encoding archaeosortase A, which translates into the protein MSALQATTAAAATGVDLAATGTMSITPAVLDSLGLSDWIAWIAIGTFVAAMALQWAGAVDPARYVAAAAWAVFGVYWVMLVPYYYGQLQSPLETLLALAALPLCLYTGYLLVQGRESLLLLSKAVAFMGLIYLPAETIPVVRTWLIETTAAQTHFGMELLGHSPGLTEGAEGYLSKFDFDPEETVTGRTTYIIMACTGIGSMAIFGGLIAAVEAPLERKAIAFVSAIGVIWFLNLSRNVFIGLASPWGWFQQDVFVYIASDLMGAPASRTSYIVAHNFIAQTLSIVALLGITYLVVRVLPEVLEPLEDVLFILTGSEYDLEAALGEGMRTDGGTDPARSESTRSPDSGATVDSDVASDPETDDD
- a CDS encoding metallophosphoesterase — translated: MTDDTAVDVPFSIRDRAVLFPAAETLVLADIHLGKAAASSVEAPIDDGSDAVERLRGLLADAEPTTVVVAGDLLHSFSRVPRGVERDLERFVETVDAAGADLIVTPGNHDTMLENVFSGATVGEYRLDDGETVVCHGHERPEAAAERYVVGHDHPALSIEGRKLPCFLYGPACYDGADVLVLPAFTRLAAGSTVNGMAGRDFQTPLVRTADAFHPAVRDDSSGEVLWFPPLGELRRLL